A DNA window from Altererythrobacter sp. B11 contains the following coding sequences:
- a CDS encoding ABC transporter permease: MREWADFDVTEAGGRTTVSLQGPLLISTVSVIDRKLRALDGPVQEIDLSDVGAIDTVGAWIVCRLADAHDAHVTGASEQAEVLMAAVRRSESSADIRPPRLRAPLRVFQDVGLKTVEFGHGAVGVVGFLGAIVATTLGTIVHPRRLRLKALVRQMELVGVTSLFIIGLMSFLIGVVIAQQGAVQLSQFGAETLTVNLVGRITLRELGVLMTAIMVAGRSGSAFAAQIGTMKLTEEIDAMRTIGVSPMEALILPRIFAAVFMMPLLGFYSSVVAIIGGAVISDLTLGIPFLTFLARIQEVVPLHDLYVGMVKAPVFGLIVALAGCYQGMQVSGNAEEVGLRTTQAVVQAIFMVIVLDAFFAVFFTEIGWG; encoded by the coding sequence ATGCGTGAATGGGCTGATTTCGACGTAACGGAGGCTGGGGGGCGCACCACCGTATCGCTCCAGGGCCCGCTGCTCATCTCCACCGTCAGCGTCATCGACCGCAAGCTGCGCGCGCTCGATGGGCCGGTGCAGGAAATCGACCTGTCCGATGTCGGCGCGATCGATACGGTGGGCGCGTGGATCGTCTGCCGCCTGGCCGATGCGCATGATGCCCATGTAACCGGCGCCAGCGAGCAGGCCGAAGTGCTGATGGCCGCGGTGCGCCGCTCCGAAAGCAGCGCCGACATAAGGCCGCCGCGCCTTCGCGCGCCGCTGCGCGTGTTCCAGGACGTGGGCCTCAAGACGGTGGAATTTGGCCACGGCGCAGTGGGCGTCGTCGGCTTCCTCGGCGCCATCGTGGCGACCACGCTGGGCACCATCGTCCATCCGCGCCGTCTGCGCTTGAAGGCGCTGGTGCGGCAGATGGAGCTGGTGGGGGTGACCTCGCTGTTCATCATCGGGCTGATGAGCTTCCTCATCGGCGTGGTGATCGCGCAACAGGGTGCGGTGCAGCTTTCGCAATTCGGGGCGGAAACGCTCACGGTGAATCTCGTCGGCCGCATCACCCTGCGCGAGCTGGGGGTGCTGATGACGGCGATCATGGTCGCTGGCCGGTCCGGCTCCGCCTTCGCGGCGCAGATCGGCACGATGAAGCTGACCGAGGAAATCGACGCGATGCGCACCATCGGCGTCTCCCCGATGGAGGCGCTGATCCTGCCGCGGATCTTCGCGGCCGTGTTCATGATGCCGCTGCTGGGCTTCTATTCCTCGGTCGTCGCGATCATCGGCGGCGCGGTGATTTCGGACCTGACGCTGGGCATCCCGTTCCTCACCTTCCTCGCGCGCATTCAGGAGGTGGTGCCGCTGCACGATCTCTATGTCGGCATGGTCAAGGCGCCGGTGTTCGGCCTGATTGTGGCGCTGGCCGGCTGCTATCAGGGCATGCAGGTGTCCGGCAATGCGGAGGAGGTGGGCCTGCGCACCACCCAGGCCGTGGTACAGGCGATCTTCATGGTTATCGTGCTCGATGCCTTCTTTGCGGTGTTCTTCACCGAGATCGGCTGGGGATGA
- a CDS encoding MlaD family protein — METRANYVWVGVVTLALLAALAAFFIWLAGLGSRDLKEYDIFFEQSVGGLANGSEVTFQGVPAGQVTQIELWRQDPEFVRVRVALRSEIPILQGTTASISASFTGVSNVSLGGAVRGAPPITEPGPEGVPVIPATPGAIGEILASAPLLLERLATLTDRLSRLLSDENQKSISGILANTDRLTAEMADTTPQVKATLEELQGTLGQATKTLAAFEDTLHSTDDLLNRDGASLAQEMRKTLKSAQGAAASLQATLDGAQPATREFTERTLPAAQATLQDLRRTSEALRGLTDKIENQGAGSLIGGPKLPDYKP, encoded by the coding sequence ATGGAAACGCGGGCAAACTACGTCTGGGTCGGTGTCGTCACCCTGGCACTTCTGGCCGCGCTGGCGGCCTTCTTCATCTGGCTGGCCGGGCTCGGCTCGCGGGATCTGAAGGAGTATGACATCTTCTTCGAACAATCCGTCGGCGGCCTCGCCAACGGATCGGAAGTGACCTTCCAGGGCGTACCCGCCGGGCAGGTGACGCAGATCGAATTGTGGCGGCAGGACCCGGAATTCGTCCGCGTGCGCGTGGCGCTGCGCAGCGAAATCCCGATCCTGCAGGGCACCACAGCCTCCATTTCCGCCAGCTTCACCGGCGTCTCCAACGTCTCGCTGGGCGGGGCGGTGCGCGGCGCGCCGCCGATCACGGAACCGGGGCCGGAAGGCGTGCCGGTGATCCCGGCCACCCCCGGCGCGATCGGCGAAATCCTCGCGAGCGCCCCGCTGCTGCTGGAACGGCTGGCGACGCTGACCGATCGCCTGTCGCGCCTGCTGTCGGACGAAAACCAGAAATCGATCTCCGGCATCCTCGCCAACACCGACCGCCTGACGGCGGAGATGGCGGACACCACGCCGCAGGTGAAGGCCACGCTGGAGGAGCTGCAGGGCACGCTGGGGCAGGCGACCAAGACGCTGGCTGCCTTTGAGGATACGCTGCATTCCACCGACGACCTGCTCAATCGTGACGGGGCCAGCCTGGCGCAGGAAATGCGCAAGACGCTGAAATCGGCACAGGGCGCGGCGGCATCGCTGCAGGCGACGCTGGACGGCGCGCAGCCGGCCACCCGGGAATTCACCGAGCGGACCCTGCCCGCGGCGCAAGCCACGCTGCAGGATCTGCGCCGCACCAGCGAAGCGCTGCGCGGCCTGACCGACAAGATCGAAAACCAGGGCGCGGGTTCGCTGATCGGCGGGCCCAAGCTACCGGACTACAAGCCATGA
- a CDS encoding ABC transporter ATP-binding protein has protein sequence MTEETPIEPTEDNGVDEAVQAGTPIEHYTGEFPIVIEGLRNTFGDQVVHEDLSLKVRRGEVLGVVGGSGAGKSVLMRSIIGLQRPDAGTIEVFGRDIIQAEPDEEIGVRNRWGVLFQGGALFSTLSVAENVEVPIKQFYPELDLELMHEIARYKVVMTGLPGDAASKYPSELSGGMRKRAGLARALALDPEVLFLDEPTAGLDPIGAANFDELTRELADTLGLTVFLITHDLDTLYAICDRVAVLADKKVIAVGTIPELLESDHPWIQEYFNGPRARAAQATAAKGKSVDKHTGGGA, from the coding sequence ATGACCGAGGAAACCCCCATCGAACCCACCGAGGACAATGGCGTGGACGAGGCCGTGCAGGCCGGCACGCCGATCGAGCATTACACCGGCGAATTTCCCATCGTGATCGAAGGGCTGCGCAATACCTTCGGCGATCAGGTGGTGCACGAGGATCTCTCGCTGAAGGTGCGGCGCGGCGAGGTGCTGGGCGTCGTCGGCGGATCGGGTGCAGGCAAATCGGTGCTGATGCGCTCCATCATCGGCCTGCAGCGCCCCGACGCCGGAACGATCGAGGTCTTCGGCCGCGACATCATACAGGCTGAGCCGGACGAGGAAATCGGTGTGCGCAACCGGTGGGGCGTGCTGTTCCAGGGCGGCGCGCTGTTCTCCACGCTGAGCGTGGCCGAGAATGTCGAAGTGCCGATCAAGCAGTTCTATCCCGAGCTGGATCTGGAACTGATGCATGAGATCGCGCGCTACAAGGTGGTGATGACGGGCCTGCCCGGAGATGCCGCGAGCAAATATCCGTCCGAGCTGTCCGGCGGGATGCGCAAGCGTGCCGGCCTCGCCCGTGCGCTGGCGCTGGACCCGGAAGTGCTGTTCCTCGACGAGCCGACCGCCGGGCTGGACCCGATCGGCGCCGCCAATTTCGACGAGTTGACGCGCGAACTGGCCGATACGCTGGGGCTCACCGTGTTCCTCATCACCCACGATCTCGATACGCTCTACGCGATCTGCGACCGGGTGGCCGTGCTGGCGGACAAGAAGGTGATTGCGGTGGGTACGATTCCGGAACTGCTGGAATCCGACCATCCGTGGATCCAGGAATATTTCAACGGCCCGCGGGCCCGTGCGGCGCAGGCGACTGCGGCCAAGGGGAAATCCGTGGACAAGCACACTGGCGGGGGGGCATAG